The sequence TGTTGTGGCTATACGAAATACAAATAAAGAGAAAGTTATCAAGGTTTATAATCGAATTACAATGAAATGCCGACCAGTTAATTCTGTTCCTAAATCAAACTTGAAAAATAAACTGTTTCTTTTCTTTTCTATTTTTGTTTTGTTGGCTGCCATTTCTTGCAAAAAAGAGAAAGGTATCATAAACATAGAGTGGCAAAATGAATCTTTAACTTTGACTGCTGAGATTTGTGCTAAGTATAGAGAATGTGCAAATAACGAATGGAAGTCAATCCCGGAGAACCTTAAAAAATTTACGGAAGGTCGATTGGAAGAAACACAATGCCAAAAACGATTTCGTGAAAGTAATGCTTACAAACTAATTGGTGCGGATCCATTCGCAATTCAAACTGCATATAAAGAGTGTCATAAACAAATTTTGTTGTTTAGTTGTAAAGATTTACAAGAAGGAAAGATCGAAACTGTAAATGCTTGTATTGCATTTCAAAAAGTACAGAACGGAAATTAAAGAATAGGAACGGTCATTTCCCCTTCCCACCTAATCTGGATTAGCTTTGATTGTTAGATGGAATCTGAAAAGATAATGGAATGGAAGTTTTATCGATAGCGAATGAGGGAGATTTTCATCAGCTATCGAATGATTGAATCAATGTCTTTTTTCTTCTGATTCAAATACAAAACTAGATCCATCAAATTTGTATTCAGTGTATGTAGTTGTGCTTGGATCCTCATCTCCTTCAGGAAGAGGACTCGTTGCTATTGTAATAAAATACTTCTTATCTGATTCGATGAAACTTGCGGATCGATTTCCTGCTGCATCGAATACTTTTTTAAATTGGTTATCTTTCTCTTGAAACACATAAACTAAATTGTAGTCCTCACTTTCAAAACAACCACGACATTCGTCATATTTACTTTTAATTGAAGTAATGATCACATGAAACTTATCTTTTTTTGAATTAAATGTGTTAAATTGAGACCTTTCAGGATCTATTTCAAATTCCTCTTGTTGGTCTAAAAAATCGATCAGTTTGCGTATTGTTTTATCTGTTTCTTTGACTTGTGAGTATAATGGCGCATAACGATTTGAAACTAATACTTGGTTTGAAGGAATATAACAATCCGCAGAGTTTTCAACTTCTATGTCTGAATACCAATCGGCTTGACTGGCGGTTTGTTTGTAAATATGAAAGTATACTTTACCATCTTTTGTGATATATCTAGAATCTACTAAATAAAAAACATTTTCATCAATTTGATTATTTTCTACTGGGTGTAACTTTCCTTTCTTTTTTTGATAAATGATTTTTGGTAAGGTCGTAGTATATGCCCAACCTTTTTCATCGGTTTCTATATCCTCGCCGATAACAAAATTGTCTGGAGACTTGTTTAACATCAAATATGGAGTGAATACAAAACCTATATTATTGTTTTTTGTTTTTACTTTGGCCCAGTTTCCAGTTTTTCCATTAACAGTTACCGGATTTTTTCCTTCTTCTATGATTTTAACAATCTCTTTCGTTGCAAGTTTTTCAATAGCGGCACTTGTCGTATTTGGTTGTTTGCGCAAAACTAAAGAAGAAGCAACTACGAAACCATACATTGGTTCGTTTGTTGTAAGAAACAATTGCGTTGGAGAATTAGATTTGTCTCCAGGATCTTCTTCTATATAGCCGACCTTGTCATCTAGTTTAATTTTATGCCATAATCTTCCCTTTTGATTACTTTTTAAATAGTTATAGGTTATGATGTCAAAGTTAGATTCTTTTTTAAGCTCCAAAACAATTGGACTTTTGTTATCTGGTTTTGAATAAACTATCGTTTTTTGCCTAGAACTATAACCTGAACCAATTGGAAAACTGGAACAAGAAATTATGAATAGTGACACTGCTGAAAGAATAAACTTTGTTTTCAATCTTGTTAGAACTAACATTGAATATTTGGTTCTCCAATTCTATTTTGAACATTAATAAGGAAGTGATTTATTCCTTTGTCTATCATCTTTCTGATTGATTGAGCCTACTTTATAGAAAAAATGAAGAGATTTTGCCTTGAGATCAATGAAAACAGTGGCTTCGAAAGATTCAAAGCCTTTGGCGAGTAGGAGTAATACTTTTTTTATATCTAGTCCGCTTCTTTCATTTTGATTTTTGTTTCAATATGAATGCTATTTAAGATAAGAAATGAATGCATTAAGATGTCTTTCCATTCTTCCTCTGGAAATTTAGGATGATAGATTAAGTTCATGGAAACTCTGTAGGTTTCATTGGTTTCTTTTATATAATAAAAAGCGTTAATCTTCGTTCCGAGAATTTCCCCAGGTCCCATTAGAATTTTTGTTTTTTCGGTTTTAAACGAAAGAAGTTCCACCCATTTGTTCACTTCATACGGCGGATTGCCAAAGTCAGCTGCCCTTGATTCTTCCACCAATGTATCAAAGGATTTGATTGATTCAGGTATGATTGATACTGCGATTAATAGCGAAAAACATTCTTTTTCTTGGGTGCAATCTGCTTTGAAAAAAGTAATTGGGAACTTATCTTTCAGATGGGTGGACTCAGAACGTTTTGCCACTTGGGGAATGAAAATGGACATAGCCTTCACTTTTTGTGCTTCAGTGGTAGAAAAATTGATTCCACGAAAGGTATCTATAGTTTCTGATTCTGTAGCGAAAATCGGGAGGAAGGCGAGAGAGAGTAGGATGAGGAGGATACATTTAC comes from Leptospira harrisiae and encodes:
- a CDS encoding LA_2478/LA_2722/LA_4182 family protein, whose amino-acid sequence is MNLLNQFFLNFSKAKCVTDNKRGHWGGGGYKRNVDITSLGFVVAIRNTNKEKVIKVYNRITMKCRPVNSVPKSNLKNKLFLFFSIFVLLAAISCKKEKGIINIEWQNESLTLTAEICAKYRECANNEWKSIPENLKKFTEGRLEETQCQKRFRESNAYKLIGADPFAIQTAYKECHKQILLFSCKDLQEGKIETVNACIAFQKVQNGN
- a CDS encoding SH3 domain-containing protein yields the protein MLVLTRLKTKFILSAVSLFIISCSSFPIGSGYSSRQKTIVYSKPDNKSPIVLELKKESNFDIITYNYLKSNQKGRLWHKIKLDDKVGYIEEDPGDKSNSPTQLFLTTNEPMYGFVVASSLVLRKQPNTTSAAIEKLATKEIVKIIEEGKNPVTVNGKTGNWAKVKTKNNNIGFVFTPYLMLNKSPDNFVIGEDIETDEKGWAYTTTLPKIIYQKKKGKLHPVENNQIDENVFYLVDSRYITKDGKVYFHIYKQTASQADWYSDIEVENSADCYIPSNQVLVSNRYAPLYSQVKETDKTIRKLIDFLDQQEEFEIDPERSQFNTFNSKKDKFHVIITSIKSKYDECRGCFESEDYNLVYVFQEKDNQFKKVFDAAGNRSASFIESDKKYFITIATSPLPEGDEDPSTTTYTEYKFDGSSFVFESEEKRH